In one Sporomusa sphaeroides DSM 2875 genomic region, the following are encoded:
- a CDS encoding methyl-accepting chemotaxis protein, translating to MKKGSINFASMQSKLIAVFLVLFITPVIIISIIFLNFEKTKTKQDFVTSTTKEMIQVNNTINTFFEAVNENCDYLATHSAVTKADTSIRSYLHTEKPIVNTPLQTPGIESDIYNLYEHFAKTHPKFAYVYMATAVKGYIQWPVAEIPAAYDPASRPYYTSAMEHAGRVGRSNPYSFNQTYYISTTKTIVNAAGEVIGVQGLDVSLDGLTKEIENIRIGEQGYVILADNAGTVIADPKKPENNSKKLADITAFQQVAGMNSGTLDISIDGTEYFANIFTSPETNWRLISVIPATEIAASSKAISNTLIVVGIICLIVGLMAALVMGRSIARPLAALAEVAQRVAGGDLCAEVPRRGTKDEVGILADSIARMVQNLRAMIGKTASTAEQLAASSQQLTASADQSAQSVNQVAISVNDVARGMEAQLTAIDDTFKIVEQISGNIRQVAGNASEVAGSSVHAVDKAADGGRTVETAINQMTIIAQSTQAAAAAVTKLSNQSGEIGQIIDAISGIAGQTNLLALNAAIEAARAGEQGRGFAVVAEEVRKLAEQSQEAARKIGAMIGQVQGDTVQVVEVMDDNAREVQRGIEVINTAGQAFKEITALVGQVSDEVNHISAAIKEITQGSQQMAGAVKQIEAFSKQATGQAQTVSVSTEEQSASVQEIASSSQALSRLAQELQENVAKFQI from the coding sequence ATGAAAAAGGGGAGTATTAATTTCGCAAGTATGCAAAGCAAACTGATAGCAGTTTTTTTGGTGTTATTCATTACACCTGTCATCATCATCAGTATTATTTTCCTGAATTTCGAAAAAACAAAAACAAAACAAGATTTTGTTACATCGACAACAAAAGAAATGATCCAGGTTAATAATACGATTAATACATTTTTTGAGGCGGTAAATGAGAATTGCGATTATTTGGCCACCCATTCTGCCGTAACCAAGGCGGATACCTCTATCCGCTCTTATTTGCACACAGAGAAGCCTATTGTGAATACGCCCTTGCAAACCCCGGGCATTGAATCAGACATTTATAACCTTTACGAACATTTTGCCAAGACTCACCCCAAATTTGCCTATGTCTACATGGCAACCGCCGTTAAGGGCTATATTCAATGGCCTGTGGCCGAGATTCCCGCTGCTTATGATCCGGCAAGCCGGCCTTATTATACAAGTGCCATGGAGCATGCCGGCAGAGTAGGCAGAAGTAATCCCTACAGCTTTAACCAAACATATTACATAAGCACAACCAAAACCATTGTCAATGCCGCAGGCGAGGTGATTGGTGTCCAGGGGCTTGATGTAAGCCTGGATGGTCTGACAAAAGAAATAGAAAATATCAGAATTGGCGAGCAGGGTTATGTAATATTAGCAGATAATGCAGGAACGGTTATCGCCGATCCGAAAAAGCCGGAAAACAACTCAAAAAAGCTGGCAGATATTACGGCGTTTCAGCAAGTCGCGGGAATGAATTCCGGTACTTTGGATATTAGCATTGACGGCACAGAGTACTTTGCCAATATCTTTACCTCACCGGAGACAAACTGGCGATTAATTTCTGTTATACCTGCCACGGAAATCGCGGCCAGTTCCAAGGCTATTAGCAATACTCTGATAGTCGTAGGCATAATCTGTCTTATTGTGGGGCTTATGGCAGCCCTGGTCATGGGCCGTTCCATTGCCCGCCCGCTGGCAGCACTGGCAGAGGTGGCGCAACGGGTGGCAGGCGGGGATTTGTGTGCCGAGGTTCCACGGCGGGGGACAAAAGACGAAGTTGGCATTCTGGCGGACAGCATTGCCCGGATGGTGCAAAATCTGCGAGCGATGATTGGCAAAACAGCAAGTACGGCAGAACAACTGGCAGCCTCTTCCCAGCAGCTTACAGCAAGCGCCGACCAGTCGGCTCAGTCTGTGAACCAGGTTGCAATCTCGGTTAACGATGTGGCCAGGGGAATGGAGGCACAACTGACAGCCATTGATGACACTTTTAAAATAGTGGAGCAGATATCAGGCAATATCCGGCAAGTGGCCGGCAATGCCAGCGAAGTGGCCGGCAGCTCCGTCCATGCTGTTGACAAAGCGGCTGACGGCGGCAGAACGGTGGAAACGGCAATTAATCAGATGACTATTATCGCCCAATCCACTCAGGCAGCTGCGGCAGCGGTCACTAAACTTAGCAACCAGTCAGGAGAGATTGGACAAATTATTGATGCTATTTCCGGCATTGCGGGACAGACTAACTTGCTTGCCCTGAATGCGGCCATTGAAGCCGCCCGTGCCGGCGAGCAGGGGCGGGGCTTTGCCGTTGTTGCCGAAGAAGTCCGCAAGCTGGCAGAACAGTCGCAGGAGGCTGCCCGGAAAATTGGCGCAATGATTGGCCAGGTTCAAGGGGATACTGTGCAGGTTGTGGAAGTAATGGATGATAATGCCCGGGAGGTTCAGCGGGGAATTGAGGTCATTAATACCGCCGGTCAGGCTTTTAAAGAAATTACGGCATTAGTTGGTCAGGTATCTGACGAAGTCAATCATATATCGGCAGCTATCAAGGAAATAACCCAGGGCAGCCAGCAAATGGCCGGAGCGGTAAAACAAATTGAAGCTTTCAGCAAGCAAGCGACAGGCCAGGCCCAGACGGTATCGGTGTCAACAGAAGAACAGTCGGCGTCAGTCCAGGAAATTGCCTCCTCCAGTCAGGCGCTTTCCCGGCTGGCGCAAGAACTGCAGGAAAATGTCGCTAAGTTTCAAATATAG